Within the Flavobacterium sp. N502536 genome, the region AGATCTTAAAAATTAGAAAATTAAGTATAAAGTACTACATTTTTTAATTGGAAAAATAGAAGCTTATACTTTTTTTTAACATCTTGCTTAAAAACACAATTCATTGAAAAACAAATAATTAACTTATTTTTACAAATAAAAAACACCTCAAAATTTTATCTTTTTCAAAAAAAAAGAAGCAAACTTTTGGTTTTTATTATATTAAAATTAACTTTGTCTATAGGATTAGTAGAGTTTAAAATAATATTTGAAACCAAAAAAATTATATTTTGAAAACAACCGAAAGCATATCGTATTACATTCTTCCTAAAAAATATACTTATAACACTTTTTGTTATATGTGCTTCTGTTGCTAAATCTCAGCCTTTTTTCGTTTGCATTCGATTCCTTTTTTGTACCGAATCATTTTAAAAACGAATTTTTAAATACACCACAAAATCTTTATTGAAATTTCCAAGTCGTTTGATGCATTCATTTGTATCAAAAGGAGTACTGAAACTATACCTATACTTTAAAAAGAAAATAATTAACAACTAAAAAAAACAAAATGAAAAATATGCAAGGCTGTTGCTGTAAATAAAAAAAGCCATTTCTGCGGCAACAGAAATGGCGAGGCTTAAAGAACATTTATCACTAAATCAAGAATACCATCAGAGAGTTGAAAATTCAACTTTCAGGGCTTCTTGTTAATTACTTAAACCAGTACAAAGAAATGAAAAAAAAATTAAAAATATACTCATTCCTGTTTCTCCTGCTGCTATCGGCAGGAATTAATGCCCAAAATACAACACCACTTATACAATCGAAATTGGATGGAACAGTCGTAGACGACATCACCAACCAGCCTATTATTGGCGCTTCTGTTGTGATTAAAGGAACTACACACGGTGTTCAGACAGACGCCGAAGGAAAATTTTACTTTCAAACCGGACAAAAGTTCCCATATACTTTAATCATAAGCTACATCGGATATAAAAAATTAGAAGTTGTAGTCGAAAAAAATCCAATTACCATTCATCTAAAAGAAGAACGTCAGGAACTGGACGAATTGGTGGTTGTTGGTTATGGTTCTCAAAAGAGAAAAGACATTACGGGTGCTGTGTCCTCCGTACCAAAGGCCAATTTAAGTCAGGTTACCTCATCGGCAGATAACTTACTGCGCGGTGCCATACCGGGGGTGGTAGTCACACAAAGTTCGGGACGTCCCGGAGCCTCTTCCAGTGTTCGTATTAGAGGAGGAAACTCTATTACGGCCGGTAACGAACCGCTTTATGTAGTGGACGGAATTTTAATCTACAACGACAATAACAACAGTACGGCAGGAGTTTCCAACGCCGGAGCGACTGTCAATGTCCTTTCAACGATTAACCCGGGTGATATCGAATCTATTGAAGTACTGAAAGATGCCTCTGCAACGGCTATTTACGGCTCCCGTGGGGCAAATGGCGTGGTGATCATCACAACCAAAAAAGGAACAAAAGGTCAGGACAATATTTCGTATCAGGGTTATGTTGGGTTTCAGAATGTATCAAAAAAACTAAATTTAATGAACGCCAGCCAATGGGCAAGCCTGCGCAATGATGTTCAGGCCAGTATTGGTCAGGCTCCTTCTTTTACTGCTGCTCAGATCGAAGCTTTAAAAACTTCGGGAGGATACGACTGGCAATCGGCTGCTTTTAGAACGGCTGCACCTATTCAGAATCATCAGTTGTCTTTTTCAGGTGGTGACGAGCGTTCTCGTTATGCTGTTTCAGCAGGTTATTTCCAACAGGACGGAATTGTAATTGCCTCTGATTTCAAACGTATTTCGCTTCGTGTTAATTACGAAAGAAACTATTCTCAGAATTTTAAATTTGGAGTGAATGCCAACTACAGCAATTCGGTTGCAAATGGTATTGGTACCAATGGCGGTTCTTCTGCCGGAAGACAGCCTAATCCGCTAGTAGTCGCTTTGTATCAGCCACCGGTAGTTCCGATTAAAAATCCCGACGGAAGCTATAATTTGACCAATAATCCTTATGCAACAGCGGTTAACGGAGTCATTGCCAATCCGATAAACGATCTTGTTAGCACCACCAATGAAACTAAAATCAACCGAATCCTGACCAGTTTATTTGGCGAATATAAAATCACCAAAAAACTAACCGCAAAAGTGGCTGTCAGCGGCGATGTGATCAATACCAAGCAAAATTACTATGCACCGGCAACTACCACTACAGGTGCAGGAACTAAAGGTTTTGGTTCGGTTGGAGACCGTTTAGTAAGCTCTGTACTGAATGAAAATACGTTGAATTACAACACTAATTTTGGTGAAAACCACAAATTTTCAGCCTTGGGTGGCTATACCCTTCAATATACACAGGGGGAAGTTGTGAATGCAGGAGCTCAATTTTTTGTTAATGATGCCAATACTTTCAGCGCTTTGCAGGATGGTGTGCCCGTAAAACCGTATACCGATGCTTTCGAAAGTGTTTTAAAATCCTGGCTAACCAGAGTCAACTATTCGTATAAAGGAAAATACAATTTTACACTTTCTGCCCGTGCAGACGGATCTTCAAGATTTGGTTCGAAGTCACTTTGGGGGTATTTCCCATCAGCAGGATTTTCGTGGAATATTACCGATGAATCTTTTGCAAGCAACATCAAAGGAGTAACCGAAGCGAAGTTAAGAATAACTGCCGGAACAACCGGTAACCAGGAAATTGGGAATTACCTTTCCCTTGCCCAAATGGCCTCTGTT harbors:
- a CDS encoding SusC/RagA family TonB-linked outer membrane protein, translating into MKKKLKIYSFLFLLLLSAGINAQNTTPLIQSKLDGTVVDDITNQPIIGASVVIKGTTHGVQTDAEGKFYFQTGQKFPYTLIISYIGYKKLEVVVEKNPITIHLKEERQELDELVVVGYGSQKRKDITGAVSSVPKANLSQVTSSADNLLRGAIPGVVVTQSSGRPGASSSVRIRGGNSITAGNEPLYVVDGILIYNDNNNSTAGVSNAGATVNVLSTINPGDIESIEVLKDASATAIYGSRGANGVVIITTKKGTKGQDNISYQGYVGFQNVSKKLNLMNASQWASLRNDVQASIGQAPSFTAAQIEALKTSGGYDWQSAAFRTAAPIQNHQLSFSGGDERSRYAVSAGYFQQDGIVIASDFKRISLRVNYERNYSQNFKFGVNANYSNSVANGIGTNGGSSAGRQPNPLVVALYQPPVVPIKNPDGSYNLTNNPYATAVNGVIANPINDLVSTTNETKINRILTSLFGEYKITKKLTAKVAVSGDVINTKQNYYAPATTTTGAGTKGFGSVGDRLVSSVLNENTLNYNTNFGENHKFSALGGYTLQYTQGEVVNAGAQFFVNDANTFSALQDGVPVKPYTDAFESVLKSWLTRVNYSYKGKYNFTLSARADGSSRFGSKSLWGYFPSAGFSWNITDESFASNIKGVTEAKLRITAGTTGNQEIGNYLSLAQMASVNYAFGGTLQTGLAPTRLANPDLKWEKTNQYNVGLDLSLLDRKINFVFDVYYKKTNDLLINVPIPLTSGYATVLQNIGGVENKGIEIGLITENLKTENFSWNSNIVFSANKNKVVSIGNGVDQFFPVVPNGSLLQQQPVTVKVGLPLGTFWGYKTNGIFQTQEEVNTQPKINSLANTKVGDRRYVDTNGDGVITALDKGNLGSSQPKFVGSFSNTVSYHDFDLNFSFQGSYGGKVFNALNQQLEISTLGTNANVTLEDRWTPTNPSNEVPRATSSPLGIVSERYVEDASFLRLKLITLGYTLPKSLSKRLGAKSIKFYVSAENLITWTKYTGYDPEVSSYEQNNLYPGIDFGSYPNSKTFISGLNVTF